The following are from one region of the Amycolatopsis sp. QT-25 genome:
- a CDS encoding MerR family transcriptional regulator — translation MRIGELARRTGVSERALRYYEEQGLLTPQRRPSGYRVYGDADVAAVRRIRILLGAGLNTAQIVEILPCIVDEDGWLTPDCPELVDALRQQRDRIDAAIGELEVTRGNLDSIIDGEKAAASRGTRPPS, via the coding sequence ATGCGGATCGGCGAACTCGCGCGGCGGACCGGTGTCAGCGAGCGCGCTTTGCGGTACTACGAGGAGCAAGGCCTGCTCACCCCGCAGCGGCGGCCGAGCGGTTATCGCGTGTACGGGGACGCCGACGTGGCGGCGGTGCGGCGGATCAGGATCCTGCTCGGGGCCGGGCTGAACACCGCGCAGATCGTGGAGATCCTGCCCTGCATCGTCGACGAGGACGGCTGGTTGACCCCGGATTGTCCCGAGTTGGTCGACGCCTTGCGGCAGCAGCGGGACCGGATCGACGCGGCGATCGGCGAGCTGGAGGTCACCCGCGGGAATCTCGACTCGATCATCGACGGCGAAAAAGCGGCCGCGTCCCGGGGGACGCGGCCGCCTTCGTGA
- a CDS encoding NAD(P)-binding domain-containing protein: protein MTTVTVLGLGPMGHALAAAFTAAHHPTTVWNRTPGKENSLDATIATTAAEAIAASPLVIVCVRDYAVARSILDTDALKGRTLVNLSGGSPGQAREMATWATEHGIDYLDGVIMATTDAIGGPDAALFFSGPADVYETHRPTLAALGENAQYVGDSPGRAAAFDAALQDMLWTAMSGVIHMFALAKAENLGATDIAAHAKALLGFFPDMIDLLAEQVATENYAGDAGTLEATAATMDHILDTVRAHGLDNGVLTAARAQVQQAIDTGHGSDGFARLAALR from the coding sequence ATGACCACCGTGACCGTCCTGGGACTCGGCCCCATGGGACACGCCCTCGCCGCCGCGTTCACCGCCGCCCACCACCCCACCACCGTCTGGAATCGCACACCCGGCAAGGAAAACAGCCTCGACGCCACCATCGCCACGACCGCGGCGGAGGCGATCGCGGCAAGCCCGCTCGTGATCGTCTGCGTGCGCGACTACGCCGTGGCACGGTCGATCCTCGACACAGACGCACTCAAAGGCCGCACGCTGGTGAACCTCAGCGGCGGATCACCCGGACAGGCCCGCGAGATGGCGACGTGGGCCACCGAACACGGCATCGACTACCTCGACGGCGTCATCATGGCGACCACCGACGCGATCGGCGGCCCGGACGCGGCCCTGTTCTTCAGCGGCCCCGCCGACGTCTACGAAACACACCGCCCCACGCTGGCCGCACTCGGCGAGAACGCGCAGTACGTCGGCGACTCCCCCGGCCGCGCCGCCGCGTTCGACGCGGCCTTGCAGGACATGCTCTGGACCGCCATGAGCGGAGTGATCCACATGTTCGCCCTCGCCAAAGCGGAGAACCTCGGCGCCACCGACATCGCCGCACACGCGAAAGCGCTCCTCGGCTTCTTCCCCGACATGATCGACCTACTCGCCGAGCAGGTCGCCACCGAGAACTACGCCGGCGACGCGGGCACCCTCGAAGCCACCGCCGCGACGATGGACCACATCCTCGACACCGTCCGCGCGCACGGCCTCGACAACGGCGTCCTCACCGCGGCCCGAGCCCAAGTACAACAAGCAATCGACACCGGCCACGGCTCCGACGGGTTCGCCAGGCTAGCCGCGCTCCGGTGA
- a CDS encoding FUSC family protein: MITRITQATTDRLVASDPGLVRLRLGFSAVLSIVVAVLAILPFHQPLTVTLVAAIAAMTSAFTVNDETPGKQAVTLVLGLVLGAASLTAASVGSAVPPLDSVVFVLLIFVAVYAQRFGSRGIALGSLSFFLFFFAMFLQTQLNQVPVLLLALTIGIAANAVVRFVLVRRDTDAEFLRIRRAFRARLAAVVRAAEDHLAVGGSERTRKRLRRTNARMHESVLLIEDTAPEVTGADSANRLRRRAIEVELAVQWLTITVQRTCAEDLDEDVRDDLIARMRRFRSLIERDPRELPLISETEEFSKMLVEGSRIDEHAEPGDGVRRALAELALADVRAQRVAEHDVSDAADDPEDPEEEKSSAFAYDNQTRSAIQAVVGGGLAVLGGELVSSQRWYWAVLTVFVVFIGSSTAGATFVKGVRRLGGTLIGIVGGLVLTLLVSGSVPATLALILVCVFGMVYMARVSQVIMAFFVTSMLGLLYSLLGTFSIEVLWIRVAETAVGAAAGVLAAVVIVPVRTRAVMLDDVSALLEELDEFVEKAAGLLTGAENVSVIEKSRDLDRAVDKVRTTIEPLTHPVNLSSRRDYGWHVLTTVETIAFRARHVAARAQPGLLLTEADRLLLYTGRIRENTAVLRKAIGDPGGSGHGTLIRDDGTPVADRIDDPRARSVLTSLGHLDETVIALGRVFGIEATDPVLSGKP; the protein is encoded by the coding sequence ATGATCACCCGCATCACCCAGGCCACGACCGACCGTCTGGTCGCCTCCGATCCCGGCCTGGTCCGGCTCCGGCTCGGCTTTTCGGCCGTCCTCAGCATCGTCGTCGCGGTACTGGCCATCCTGCCGTTCCACCAGCCGCTCACGGTCACCCTCGTCGCCGCGATCGCCGCGATGACCTCGGCCTTCACCGTCAACGACGAAACGCCGGGCAAGCAGGCGGTGACGCTGGTACTCGGGCTGGTGCTCGGCGCCGCGTCGCTCACCGCGGCCAGTGTGGGTTCGGCGGTGCCGCCGCTGGACAGTGTCGTGTTCGTACTGCTGATCTTCGTCGCGGTCTACGCCCAGCGGTTCGGCTCGCGCGGGATCGCGCTGGGCTCACTGTCGTTCTTCCTGTTCTTCTTCGCGATGTTCCTGCAAACGCAGTTGAACCAGGTCCCGGTGCTGCTGCTGGCGCTGACCATCGGCATCGCGGCCAACGCGGTGGTCCGGTTCGTCCTGGTGCGCAGGGACACCGACGCGGAGTTCCTCCGGATCCGGCGGGCGTTCCGGGCGAGGCTCGCCGCGGTGGTACGGGCGGCCGAGGACCACCTCGCGGTGGGCGGCAGCGAGCGCACCCGCAAGCGACTCCGCCGGACGAACGCCCGGATGCACGAATCCGTGCTGCTCATCGAGGACACCGCGCCGGAGGTGACCGGCGCGGATTCGGCGAACCGGCTCCGCCGCCGGGCGATCGAGGTCGAATTGGCGGTGCAATGGCTGACGATCACGGTGCAGCGCACCTGTGCCGAAGATCTCGACGAGGACGTCCGGGACGACCTGATCGCACGGATGCGGCGGTTCCGGTCGCTGATCGAACGCGATCCCCGTGAGCTGCCGCTGATCAGCGAAACCGAAGAGTTCAGCAAAATGCTGGTCGAAGGCAGCCGGATCGACGAGCACGCCGAACCCGGTGACGGCGTCCGCCGCGCGCTCGCCGAACTCGCACTGGCCGATGTACGGGCACAGCGGGTCGCCGAGCACGACGTCTCCGATGCCGCCGACGATCCCGAAGACCCCGAGGAGGAGAAGTCGTCGGCGTTCGCCTACGACAACCAGACACGCAGCGCCATCCAAGCCGTGGTGGGCGGCGGGCTCGCCGTGCTCGGCGGGGAGCTGGTGTCGAGCCAGCGGTGGTACTGGGCCGTGTTGACGGTGTTCGTGGTGTTCATCGGCTCGTCCACGGCGGGTGCCACGTTCGTCAAAGGCGTCCGGCGGCTCGGCGGCACGCTGATCGGGATCGTCGGCGGACTGGTGCTGACGCTGCTCGTCTCGGGCAGCGTGCCGGCGACGCTGGCGCTGATCCTGGTGTGCGTGTTCGGCATGGTCTACATGGCGCGGGTGTCACAGGTGATCATGGCGTTCTTCGTCACCAGCATGCTCGGGCTGCTGTACAGCCTGCTGGGCACGTTCAGCATCGAGGTGCTCTGGATCCGGGTCGCGGAGACCGCCGTGGGCGCCGCGGCCGGGGTGCTGGCGGCGGTGGTGATCGTGCCGGTGCGCACCCGGGCGGTGATGCTGGACGACGTGTCGGCGTTGCTGGAGGAACTGGACGAATTCGTCGAGAAGGCCGCCGGCCTGCTGACCGGTGCGGAGAACGTGAGCGTAATCGAGAAGTCACGTGATCTGGACCGGGCGGTGGACAAGGTCCGCACGACGATCGAACCGCTCACCCATCCGGTCAATCTCAGCAGCCGCCGCGACTACGGCTGGCACGTGCTCACGACGGTGGAAACGATCGCGTTCCGCGCCCGGCACGTCGCGGCGCGAGCACAGCCAGGGCTGCTGCTCACCGAGGCGGACCGGCTGCTGCTGTACACCGGGCGGATCCGGGAGAACACCGCGGTGCTGAGAAAGGCGATCGGCGACCCCGGCGGCTCGGGACACGGGACGCTGATCCGCGACGACGGCACGCCGGTGGCGGACCGGATCGACGATCCGCGGGCGCGTTCGGTGCTCACCAGCCTCGGGCATCTCGACGAGACGGTGATCGCGCTGGGCCGGGTGTTCGGGATCGAGGCCACAGACCCGGTGCTCTCCGGGAAGCCCTGA
- a CDS encoding DUF4360 domain-containing protein: MLNAVVAAISLFSSMTTPNSMSPPPTPPPDRVVIDVVTVNGSGCPPGSSAVAVARDNSSFTITYSEYTAQVGVGAKPTDFRKNCQLNLNIHVPQGFTYGIASADYRGFASLESGAKALQRANYYFQGNSPTAQVSHPVNGPLSDNWQFRDEAEGGVIIYKPCGENRNLNVNTELRVGAGSSDPKKSTSFITMDSTDGAFKTTYHFSWKTCPAS, translated from the coding sequence ATGCTCAATGCAGTGGTTGCCGCCATATCGCTTTTCTCGTCGATGACGACGCCGAACAGCATGTCGCCGCCGCCGACACCTCCGCCCGACCGGGTCGTCATCGACGTGGTCACCGTCAATGGTTCCGGCTGCCCGCCGGGCTCGTCGGCGGTCGCCGTCGCCAGGGACAACAGTTCTTTCACGATCACCTACAGCGAGTACACCGCCCAGGTCGGCGTCGGCGCGAAGCCCACCGACTTCCGGAAGAACTGCCAGTTGAACCTCAACATCCATGTACCGCAGGGATTCACCTACGGTATCGCCAGCGCCGATTACCGCGGTTTCGCTTCGCTCGAATCCGGTGCGAAGGCACTGCAACGAGCGAATTACTACTTCCAGGGAAATTCGCCGACCGCGCAGGTGAGTCATCCCGTCAACGGGCCGTTGTCGGACAACTGGCAATTCCGTGACGAGGCCGAAGGTGGCGTCATCATCTACAAGCCGTGCGGTGAGAACCGGAATCTCAACGTGAACACGGAACTGAGGGTCGGTGCGGGTTCGTCGGATCCGAAGAAGTCCACCAGTTTCATCACGATGGATTCGACCGACGGCGCGTTCAAGACCACCTACCACTTCTCTTGGAAGACCTGCCCGGCCTCCTGA
- a CDS encoding DUF4360 domain-containing protein — MLNVLVAAVTLLSSVVTPDAWVPPPLPSDKIVIDVVTVNGTGCRPGTAAVSVSPDNTAFTVTYSEYTAQVGVGAKPTDLRKNCQLNLYVHVPQGFTYGIAGTDYRGFASLAAGATGLERANYYFQGNSPTSFVNHNLKGPFEDNWQFTDEIEVGAIVYKPCGEDRNFNINTELRAAVGTSDPKKTTSFVTMDSTDGAIKTTYHFSWKTCPKPKS; from the coding sequence ATGCTCAACGTGCTGGTTGCTGCCGTGACCCTGTTGTCCTCGGTCGTCACGCCGGACGCCTGGGTGCCGCCTCCGTTGCCGTCCGACAAGATAGTCATCGATGTCGTGACGGTCAACGGAACCGGATGCAGACCGGGTACGGCGGCTGTTTCCGTGTCCCCGGACAACACCGCGTTCACGGTCACCTACAGCGAATACACCGCGCAGGTCGGCGTCGGCGCGAAGCCGACCGATCTGCGCAAGAACTGCCAGCTCAACCTCTATGTCCACGTGCCGCAGGGCTTCACCTACGGCATCGCGGGCACCGACTACCGCGGCTTCGCCTCCTTGGCCGCGGGAGCCACCGGACTGGAACGAGCCAACTACTACTTCCAGGGCAATTCCCCGACGTCCTTCGTGAATCACAACCTCAAGGGCCCGTTCGAGGACAACTGGCAGTTCACCGACGAGATCGAAGTCGGCGCCATCGTCTACAAACCCTGTGGTGAGGACCGGAACTTCAACATCAACACGGAACTGCGGGCCGCGGTCGGTACTTCAGATCCGAAGAAGACCACCAGCTTCGTCACCATGGACTCGACCGACGGTGCCATCAAGACCACTTATCACTTCTCCTGGAAAACCTGTCCCAAACCGAAGAGCTGA
- a CDS encoding GH92 family glycosyl hydrolase, with translation MTITGFFSSFETGDPQPVDPALRVGTGPRSSPTAKADVGFTGAHALRYENTLRATLFEVDIEVTGDTELSYVVFPEAGTGYRGTFVALDVEFADGTSAGFTAAGQGLDKTLYVDQWNLVRRGLGAFTGRRIARIVLVSEPPDGEGAGWVDDVRITERATGIREPVDHVRTTRGTQSSDEFSRGNNFPATAVPHGFNFWTPVTDAGVTNWIYSYHRHNDAANRPALQAFALSHQPSPWMGDRHTFQVMPGIGPVEADRTRRALAFSHDDEIDRPHHYGVRFANGITTDIAPADHAALFRFTFPGDRGWLLFDNARNRGGLRLDAANGVLTGHTWVRSRLSAGARRMFVHAEFDVPAENGGRIRRPVWRTVTGFLEFAAGEVTMRIATSLISLAQAKRNLDQEIPAGTTFEQVRAQARAQWAEVLGRVEIEGATEDQRTTFYSNLYRLFLYPNSAHEVTPRGVRHASPVIRRLWPSTRTRTGAKVVDGEMYVNNGFWDTYRTTWPAYALLTPGRCGRMIDGFVQQYREGGWISRWSSPGYANLMTGTSSDVAFADAYLKGVRGFDVEAAYEAALKNATVTPRGQSVGRKGLHESIFLGFTPTSVHEGLSWALEGCVNDFGLANFAEALGRDDDAAYFRQRSQQYTNHFDHLIGFFQGRNRDGSRHFAAEGYDPEAWGGDFTETNSWNTAFSVPHDGAGLAALHGGTEALESKLDTFFATPETGRKPGSYGGLIHEMTEARDVRMGQYGHSNQPSHHIPWIYNHAGAPAKTQRIVREVLRRLYLGSDLGQGYPGDEDNGEMSAWYVFAALGFYPLAMGSPEYTIGAPLFTKATVHLENGKDLVVEAPGNTGDTVYVQGLTIDGRPHESTTLPHSALAEGAVLKFTMGERPSDWGRSPVEPADPRPLTDITAGDGPLFDDTTKTEMTFPGREPVIEFPVEDASRDVVLYTLTSGTRRGDPRSWMLEGSDDGEHWTLLDQRAGETFRWRRQTRPFALAEPARHARYRLRVTSSTARRVTLAQGELLAR, from the coding sequence GTGACGATCACCGGGTTCTTCTCCTCCTTCGAAACGGGTGATCCGCAGCCGGTGGATCCGGCCTTGCGCGTCGGCACCGGTCCGCGGTCGTCACCGACCGCGAAGGCCGACGTCGGGTTCACCGGCGCGCACGCCCTCCGCTACGAGAACACGCTGCGCGCCACGCTGTTCGAAGTGGACATCGAGGTCACCGGTGACACCGAACTGTCCTACGTGGTCTTCCCCGAAGCGGGCACCGGCTACCGCGGCACCTTCGTGGCCCTGGACGTCGAGTTCGCCGACGGGACGTCCGCCGGGTTCACCGCCGCCGGGCAGGGCCTGGACAAGACCCTGTACGTGGATCAATGGAATCTCGTGCGCCGCGGGCTGGGCGCGTTCACCGGACGGCGGATCGCCCGGATCGTCCTGGTCAGCGAACCACCGGACGGCGAGGGCGCGGGCTGGGTGGACGACGTCCGGATCACCGAGCGCGCGACCGGGATCCGCGAGCCGGTGGACCACGTCCGCACCACCCGCGGCACGCAGTCCAGCGACGAGTTCTCGCGGGGCAACAACTTCCCCGCGACCGCGGTCCCGCACGGCTTCAACTTCTGGACCCCGGTCACCGACGCGGGTGTCACCAACTGGATCTACAGCTACCACCGGCACAACGACGCCGCGAACCGTCCCGCGCTGCAGGCGTTCGCGCTGTCGCATCAACCGAGTCCGTGGATGGGCGACCGGCACACCTTCCAGGTGATGCCGGGGATCGGTCCGGTCGAGGCGGACCGGACCCGCCGCGCGCTCGCGTTCTCCCACGACGACGAGATCGACCGGCCGCATCACTACGGTGTCCGGTTCGCCAACGGCATCACCACCGACATCGCGCCGGCGGATCACGCGGCGCTGTTCCGGTTCACCTTCCCGGGTGACCGCGGCTGGCTGCTGTTCGACAACGCCCGGAACCGGGGAGGGCTGCGGCTCGACGCGGCGAACGGTGTCCTCACCGGTCACACCTGGGTGCGCAGCAGGTTGTCGGCCGGGGCGCGGCGGATGTTCGTCCATGCCGAGTTCGACGTCCCCGCCGAGAACGGCGGCAGGATCCGGCGCCCGGTGTGGCGCACGGTGACCGGGTTCCTGGAGTTCGCGGCCGGCGAGGTGACGATGCGGATCGCGACGTCGCTGATCAGCCTCGCGCAGGCCAAACGGAACCTCGACCAGGAGATCCCCGCCGGGACGACCTTCGAGCAGGTGCGCGCGCAGGCTCGCGCGCAGTGGGCCGAGGTGCTGGGCCGGGTCGAGATCGAGGGGGCGACCGAGGACCAGCGCACGACGTTCTACTCCAATCTCTACCGCCTGTTCCTGTATCCGAATTCCGCACACGAAGTCACTCCGCGAGGAGTCCGTCACGCGAGCCCGGTCATCCGCCGCCTCTGGCCCAGCACCCGCACCAGGACCGGCGCGAAGGTCGTGGACGGCGAGATGTACGTCAACAACGGCTTCTGGGACACCTACCGCACCACGTGGCCCGCGTACGCCCTGCTGACCCCCGGCAGGTGCGGGCGGATGATCGACGGGTTCGTCCAGCAGTACCGCGAAGGCGGCTGGATCTCACGCTGGTCCTCCCCCGGCTACGCCAACCTCATGACCGGCACCAGCTCCGACGTGGCCTTCGCCGACGCGTACCTCAAAGGCGTGCGCGGGTTCGACGTCGAGGCCGCGTACGAGGCGGCGTTGAAGAACGCGACGGTGACGCCGCGCGGGCAGAGCGTCGGCCGGAAGGGCCTGCACGAGTCGATCTTCCTCGGGTTCACGCCGACGTCGGTCCATGAGGGACTGTCGTGGGCACTGGAGGGCTGCGTCAACGACTTCGGCCTGGCCAATTTCGCCGAGGCACTCGGCCGGGACGACGACGCCGCGTACTTCCGGCAGCGCTCGCAGCAGTACACGAACCACTTCGACCATCTGATCGGGTTCTTCCAAGGCCGCAACCGTGACGGCAGCCGCCACTTCGCCGCCGAGGGCTACGACCCCGAGGCGTGGGGCGGCGACTTCACCGAGACGAACTCCTGGAACACCGCCTTCTCCGTTCCCCACGACGGCGCCGGGCTCGCCGCGCTGCACGGCGGCACCGAAGCACTGGAGTCCAAACTGGACACCTTTTTCGCGACGCCGGAGACCGGCCGCAAACCGGGTTCCTACGGCGGGCTGATCCACGAGATGACCGAAGCGCGCGACGTCCGGATGGGACAGTACGGGCATTCCAACCAGCCGTCGCACCACATTCCCTGGATCTACAACCACGCGGGCGCACCCGCGAAGACGCAGCGGATCGTGCGGGAAGTCCTGCGGCGGCTCTACCTCGGGAGCGACCTCGGCCAGGGCTACCCGGGCGACGAGGACAACGGCGAGATGTCCGCGTGGTACGTCTTCGCCGCGCTCGGGTTCTACCCGCTGGCGATGGGCAGCCCCGAGTACACGATCGGCGCGCCGCTGTTCACGAAGGCGACCGTGCACCTCGAGAACGGGAAGGACCTGGTCGTCGAGGCGCCCGGCAACACCGGCGACACCGTGTACGTCCAAGGGCTGACGATCGACGGACGGCCGCACGAGAGCACCACGCTCCCGCATTCCGCGCTGGCCGAGGGCGCGGTGCTGAAGTTCACGATGGGCGAGCGACCGTCGGACTGGGGCCGCTCCCCCGTCGAGCCCGCCGACCCGCGACCGCTCACCGACATCACGGCGGGCGACGGCCCGCTCTTCGACGACACCACCAAGACCGAGATGACCTTCCCCGGCCGTGAACCCGTCATCGAGTTCCCCGTCGAGGACGCTTCCCGCGACGTCGTCCTGTACACGCTGACCTCGGGAACCCGCCGCGGTGATCCGCGTTCGTGGATGCTGGAGGGATCCGACGACGGCGAGCACTGGACGCTGCTCGACCAGCGTGCGGGCGAGACGTTCCGCTGGCGCCGGCAGACGCGGCCGTTCGCCCTCGCCGAACCGGCGCGGCACGCCCGATACCGTCTTCGCGTCACCTCGTCCACCGCCCGGCGGGTCACCCTCGCCCAAGGAGAGCTGCTCGCCCGATGA
- a CDS encoding TetR/AcrR family transcriptional regulator: MAEDDTQPDPERAIELLWGVAEPERPGLGLGRIVAAAIEVADAEGLAALSMRKVAERFGTTTMSLYRYVPGKAELVELMRDAVHGELPIEPSGGLGWRAGLERWARRAWELHRRHPWLVHSAGTRRLPGPNIMAGYDHALEVASRSGLRPAQVIAVVNLVGGFVESVARQAGETAELQRRTGVSHERWWSERESLFERLDGYPALERLWKDGGMDTPLEPFEFGLRCTLDGVQALVDNQGSEVMRDETRGGECVLCGKPLDGGGRGRPRDYCSRACQQRAYRRRQAQPG, encoded by the coding sequence GTGGCGGAAGACGACACGCAGCCGGATCCGGAGCGCGCGATCGAGCTGCTGTGGGGAGTCGCCGAGCCGGAGCGGCCGGGCTTGGGTCTCGGCCGGATCGTCGCCGCGGCGATCGAAGTCGCGGATGCCGAGGGGCTCGCGGCACTGTCGATGCGCAAGGTCGCGGAACGGTTCGGCACCACCACCATGTCGCTCTACCGGTACGTTCCCGGCAAGGCGGAACTGGTGGAACTCATGCGTGACGCCGTGCACGGCGAACTCCCGATCGAGCCTTCGGGCGGACTCGGCTGGCGAGCGGGCCTGGAACGCTGGGCCCGGCGGGCATGGGAGCTGCACCGACGGCATCCATGGCTGGTCCACAGTGCCGGAACCCGTCGCCTGCCGGGGCCGAACATCATGGCCGGATACGACCACGCCCTCGAGGTGGCTTCTCGGAGCGGCCTGCGGCCGGCGCAGGTGATCGCGGTGGTGAACCTGGTGGGCGGATTCGTCGAGTCCGTCGCGCGTCAGGCAGGGGAGACCGCGGAACTCCAGCGACGCACGGGCGTGTCCCATGAGCGCTGGTGGAGCGAACGCGAGTCCCTCTTCGAGCGCCTGGACGGCTATCCGGCGCTGGAGAGGCTGTGGAAGGACGGGGGAATGGACACGCCTCTGGAACCCTTCGAGTTCGGCTTGCGGTGCACCCTCGATGGCGTCCAGGCGCTCGTCGACAACCAGGGGAGTGAGGTAATGCGTGACGAAACAAGAGGAGGGGAGTGTGTCCTCTGCGGGAAACCGCTGGATGGGGGAGGGAGAGGCAGGCCGCGGGACTACTGCTCGCGAGCCTGCCAACAGCGCGCCTACCGCAGGCGGCAAGCGCAGCCGGGCTGA
- a CDS encoding malate dehydrogenase: MTQAPVNVTVTGAAGQIGYALLFRIASGQLLGPDTPVKLRLLEIPQAVKAAEGTAMELDDGAFPLLSGIDIFDDPKQAFEGANIALLVGARPRAKGMERGDLLEANGGIFKPQGEAINAGAASDIKVLVVGNPANTNALIAQAHAPDVPADRFTAMTRLDHNRALAQLSKKLGVPVTELKKVAIWGNHSATQYPSIAHAEVSGKPATEVITDQQWLADDFIPTVAKRGAAIIEARGLSSAASAASAAIDHVHTWVNGTPEGDWTSAAVVSDGSYGVPEGLISSFPVTAANGEYKIVQGLEIDDFSRARIDASVNELAEERDAVKKLGLI, from the coding sequence ATGACCCAAGCCCCTGTCAACGTCACCGTCACCGGTGCGGCCGGCCAGATCGGCTACGCGCTGCTCTTCCGCATCGCGTCCGGTCAGCTGCTCGGCCCGGACACCCCGGTGAAGCTGCGGCTACTGGAGATCCCGCAGGCGGTCAAGGCGGCTGAGGGCACCGCGATGGAACTCGACGACGGCGCGTTCCCGCTGCTGTCGGGCATCGACATCTTCGACGACCCGAAGCAGGCCTTCGAAGGCGCGAACATCGCCCTGCTGGTCGGCGCCCGCCCCCGTGCCAAGGGCATGGAGCGCGGCGACCTGCTCGAGGCCAACGGTGGCATCTTCAAGCCCCAGGGTGAGGCCATCAACGCCGGCGCGGCGAGCGACATCAAGGTCCTCGTGGTCGGCAACCCGGCCAACACCAACGCCCTCATCGCCCAGGCGCACGCGCCCGACGTACCGGCCGACCGCTTCACCGCGATGACCCGCCTCGACCACAACCGCGCCCTCGCGCAGCTGTCGAAGAAGCTGGGCGTGCCGGTGACCGAGCTGAAGAAGGTCGCGATCTGGGGCAACCACTCCGCGACCCAGTACCCGTCGATCGCGCACGCCGAGGTGTCCGGCAAGCCCGCGACCGAGGTCATCACCGACCAGCAATGGCTGGCCGACGACTTCATCCCGACCGTCGCCAAGCGCGGCGCGGCGATCATCGAGGCCCGAGGCCTGTCCTCCGCGGCGTCGGCCGCCTCCGCGGCGATCGACCACGTCCACACTTGGGTCAACGGCACCCCGGAAGGTGACTGGACCTCGGCGGCGGTCGTGTCCGACGGCTCCTACGGCGTGCCGGAGGGCCTGATCTCCTCGTTCCCGGTCACCGCCGCGAACGGCGAGTACAAGATCGTCCAGGGCCTGGAGATCGACGACTTCTCGCGCGCCCGCATCGACGCTTCGGTCAACGAGCTGGCCGAAGAGCGCGACGCGGTGAAGAAGCTCGGCCTCATCTGA